In a single window of the Bos taurus isolate L1 Dominette 01449 registration number 42190680 breed Hereford chromosome 23, ARS-UCD2.0, whole genome shotgun sequence genome:
- the H4C11 gene encoding histone H4 yields the protein MSGRGKGGKGLGKGGAKRHRKVLRDNIQGITKPAIRRLARRGGVKRISGLIYEETRGVLKVFLENVIRDAVTYTEHAKRKTVTAMDVVYALKRQGRTLYGFGG from the coding sequence ATGTCTGGTCGCGGCAAAGGCGGAAAGGGTCTGGGCAAAGGAGGCGCTAAGCGCCACCGCAAAGTCCTTCGTGATAACATCCAGGGCATTACCAAGCCTGCTATTCGGCGCCTGGCTCGTCGTGGTGGTGTGAAGCGCATCTCCGGGCTCATCTACGAGGAGACCCGCGGGGTGCTGAAGGTGTTCCTGGAGAACGTGATCCGCGACGCGGTCACCTACACCGAGCACGCCAAGCGCAAGACTGTCACCGCCATGGACGTGGTCTACGCGCTGAAGCGACAGGGCCGCACCCTCTACGGCTTCGGCGGCTGA